A genome region from Bufo gargarizans isolate SCDJY-AF-19 chromosome 2, ASM1485885v1, whole genome shotgun sequence includes the following:
- the LOC122929698 gene encoding C2 calcium-dependent domain-containing protein 4C-like — MPTMVGKERSMQYLSTFTNVLTPESIPEFCIPPRHQTQKELNLNPQYLAIHDLSISVLEAVRPSLFDIHTIQVDSVEDTLEEENTNADPQSQAALSLPHLPKTQTCYGFCTLLESPNTRRKESLFHNDPAIPPIFLPRSRSNTISGRGISSPNCCSTLKLRPLKRSGTLDSDTTSSTDSSPFSSPLLHRSLPTAMLKAFSQDNKLSRALKIGYKYSALRNSSVSTDEDSSTDSSPCVTRRASQEWAYHAPAHPNTGLLLSPGQFPIDNAVTLDTGGILRLSTEYRPENLRLRIRLVSAEGLYKESVDPKNISCYISISLVPGKNQKQRSTLIRGSRNPIFNEDFFFERLEPEDLLQKTLKIKAVNKGCCVRRENILGKSKLHLLNVLVL, encoded by the coding sequence ATGCCGACCATGGTTGGAAAGGAAAGGTCTATGCAGTACCTTTCTACTTTTACAAATGTCTTGACTCCAGAAAGCATTCCTGAATTTTGTATACCTCCCAGGCACCAAACTCAAAAAGAGCTCAATTTAAATCCTCAGTACCTGGCCATTCATGACCTTAGCATATCAGTGTTAGAAGCAGTAAGACCAAGTTTATTTGACATTCATACCATTCAAGTAGACAGCGTGGAAGATACTCTTGAGGAAGAGAATACTAATGCTGATCCCCAGTCACAAGCGGCTTTGTCATTGCCTCATCTTCCAAAAACACAGACCTGCTATGGTTTTTGTACCTTGCTAGAAAGTCCTAATACAAGAAGAAAAGAATCACTTTTTCACAATGACCCCGCTATTCCACCAATTTTTCTACCTCGATCCCGCTCTAATACTAtatctggcagaggaatttcctcaCCAAATTGCTGCAGCACTCTAAAGCTACGACCTCTTAAGCGTTCTGGAACTTTAGACAGTGACACAACATCATCTACCGACTCCTCTCCTTTTAGCTCCCCTCTGCTCCATAGATCTCTCCCAACGGCCATGTTAAAAGCTTTCAGCCAGGACAATAAATTGTCCAGGGCATTAAAAATTGGCTACAAGTATTCTGCTCTTAGGAACAGTTCAGTCTCCACTGATGAGGATAGCTCAACAGACAGTAGTCCATGTGTCACCAGAAGAGCATCCCAGGAATGGGCATATCATGCTCCTGCACACCCCAACACTGGTCTACTGTTGTCCCCTGGGCAATTTCCCATAGACAACGCTGTAACTCTGGATACAGGAGGGATCTTAAGGCTGTCCACTGAATATCGACCCGAAAACCTGAGACTCCGTATTCGTCTTGTCAGTGCAGAAGGGCTGTACAAAGAGTCTGTAGATCCCAAAAACATCAGCTGCTACATTTCCATATCATTAGTACCTGGCAAAAATCAAAAGCAAAGAAGCACCCTGATCCGTGGAAGCCGTAACCCAATCTTCAATGAAGATTTCTTTTTTGAGAGGCTAGAGCCTGAAGATCTTCTCCAGAAAACTCTGAAGATAAAAGCCGTAAATAAGGGATGTTGTGTAAGAAGAGAGAATATCTTGGGAAAGAGCAAACTCCATCTTCTTAATGTTTTAGTGCTTTAA